The following is a genomic window from bacterium.
GACCGTGACTAGAACGGCGACTGACAGCTTATTTGACAGCTTATCCGGGGCAGTCTGTGGCACCCCGTGGCGCCCTGCGGCACAAACGCGTCAGACCGGCGAATACGTGAGGCACGTCCTGACAAGGAAGGTCAATCTCCGATTAACCCCAAGTTCAGGGTTCGACTCCCTGCGCGAACACCACACACATCGATCACGCCACGCCACGAAAATGCGCGGGAGGGGCTGCTCAGCCCCTCCCAGGATCAACTACCGCATGACCGTTGCCGGCTGCGCCACCCACTCCTGAGTCTTGTAGTGATAGCTGCCGTCGGCCTCGATCACGTACTCAGTGACGGTAGCTGCGCCCAGCAGCCGCTCGAACCTCGCCGGAACGGTCTGGAAGGCTCCGCAGACGGCGAACCGAGCCGCGGGCGGCGGGCCGGTCGGCCGACCTACGCCAAAGCCCTTCCAGAGAAGGGACTCTCCCTTGCTGGTCATGAACAGGACCCGGCCTTCGCCATAGAGCGAGCCCTCAGGCCGCATCGTCTGCCAGTAGGTCGTAAGTTCGGTTACGTCCTCGCCCAGGAGCTTGCCGGCGCCCTGGGTGCTGGCCTCGATCTTGAACTCCGGCCCTTCCGGCGGCAGCAACTTCGTCCCGATCATCTTGCCGCCGCCTTCTCCAAGAACCTCACCGAGCATGTCCGCCTCCTTCCGGTCCGAAGACCGGTGTCCACCTACCGGATGTCACTCGATCCGGAATCGGTCACGGCGGGCCGCGCGCCCAGTCGAGCTCGCTCATCACCCACTCCCCGAGCCCTGCTCACGAACCATGTTGCGCCACCGCCCAGGGATGTCAAGGCCGGCGACCAACGCGGCTTCGAGGGCCAGTCCTGCGACGGGATTTGCCGGCGCCTTGGCTACGGCAATTGTCCCATTGACACTCACAACGAATCCGTGCTAATTGAGCGCGGAGGCTGTCAGATGGCCAGTGGGTTCCTGGGCCGCCGGAAGTTGCTGGGTGCTGGGGCTGCCGGAAGGCTTGGGGATCTGCTGACACCGCAAAGCGTTCTCGCCGATGACGAGGAGGTGGGAGGTCGGCGGGGAGTTCGCGTGACACTCGCGGTGGCGCCGTACAGATTCAATCAGGCGAAGGTTCGATCACGGTGCACACCGGCAGTGCCGCGGCCGGTTCGACTGGAGGCCCGCACCCGCGGATCGATGCAGGTCGGAATCAGGAGGGGAGCCATGAAGGATGTAGTGCTCAGCCGCCGTCAGGTTCTGAAAGGGGCGGGCGCCATCGGAGTGCTGGGCGCGCTCGGAATGCCGGCGGCGGTATTCGCGGATGACACCAAGGTTCGATGGGACATCGTCAATGTCAACTTTGCGACCCTCACGCTCTTGGCCGGGGGGATGGCGTCTGCTCTGGCCAACGACAACTCCAAGATCGCGCTCAGCGGTTCCGGGAGATTCGGCTCGGGCGAAGACGACGGGGTGACCGGCGGTGGAACGTGGAAGACGTTCAACCCCGGCGGCACCCTGACCGGGAGCGGTACGTACAGGGTGAGGCGGCTCGTCAGTTGGGAGCGGGCTCCGGGCACACCGCCCCTTCCCCATGACAGCATCGGGAACCGAGCCGACGAAAGCGCGGGCCTGGCGGTGCTGCGGATTCGCTACTCGGACGGGAGCCGCGGCGTGCTGACGGTCAGTTGCTCACTGGTGGGGACGCCCAGCGGGGTGCTCGAGGGGGTCACTGCAACCAAGGGTTTCGTCGATTATTGGAACCGCCAGGCACCAGTGGCGGGCGTCCAGGGCAACCGCACCAATTTCCACGTCATGTCGGACTAGCCGTTAGCTTCGGGCTCGGGTAGGTGGGGAGCATGCACGTTCGTCTATCGGCCCTGGTAGCGGCGCTGGCCGCCGTCCTCGTCACCACGACCTCGGCGGCCGCCGCGCCGGGCCAGTATCAGGCTCCGCGCAAGTACTACCTGGCCCTGGGCGATTCGCTGGCCTTCGGTTTCGAGCTGGCGAAGTTCGATGCCGAGCTCCCCAACGTCACCGCGGCCAGCTTCGACACCGGCTACGTGGATGATTTCGCCGCCGCGATCCATTCAGTGCGGCCCGATGTCCGCGTCGTCAACTTCGGCTGCCCGGGCGAGACGACGTCATCCTATTTCACCGGGTGCGCCTGGCACGCGGTCAAAGGACTGCCCCTGCACGACACCTACGCCACCGCGCAGGAGGCTGCCGCGCTGGCATTCCTCAACGCCCATCCCGGTGAGGTCAGCCCGATCACGATCGACCTGGGGGCGAATGACGTGCTGGGCTTGGCCGCCGGGTGCAACTTCGTCCCCTCGTGTCTCGCCCAGGGCGCGCCGGCGGTGCTCCAGAGCATCTCCACGAACCTCTCCACGACGCTGGCCGAGCTCCGCGCGGCGGCTCCCCGCGGCGAGATCATCGTCATGGAGTACTACAACCCGCTCTACGTCGTGGCGCCCAGCACCGACGCCCTTCTCGGCCAACTGAATGGCGTGATCGCGGCGGCGGCGGCTCCGTACGGGGCCAGGCTCGCCGACGCCTTCCCCGTGATCAACCACAACCCGGCCTTTCCGAGCGAGGGGGCGAGCGTGTGCGGGCTGACCGGCATGTGCTTCCCGGCACCTGGGGGCGATATCCATCCCAACGACGCGGGGTACGCGCTCATCGCCCAGCGGTTCTGGGCCGCGTCCGGATACGCCTTGCTCGACGGCTGAATCGCCGGATCAGAGACCAGACCGGCCTGACCAGGCTTGACACAGGGCGGAGGGGTGCTATTCTACCTTTCGGTTAATTAGCTGAATGGGAAACTAGCAGTGGCACCTGATCCATTGAGCGTCACGTTTGCGGCGTTGGCCGACCCCACGCGGCGGGCGATCCTGGCTCGCCTCGCCTCGGGCGAGACGTCTGTCACCGAACTCGCCAAGCCCTTCGACCTGAGCCTTCCCGGGGTTTCAAAGCACCTCAAGGTGCTGCAGCGAGCCGGGCTGGTCACCCAGGGACGCAGGGCGCAATGGCGACCCTGCCGGCTCGAAGCCCCTCGCCTCAGGGAGGTATCGGAGTGGGTGGAGGGTTACCGCCGCTTCTGGGATGAGAGCTTCGATCGCCTGGACGACTACCTGCTGGACTTGAAGAAGGAGGAGAAAGAGTGACAGTGGCCAGCAGGGTGGGCTGAACCCGTTCGACCGCCTGGCGGATTACTTCGAAGTAAGGAGAGACCACGATGGCGACAACCGAGTACCTGATCGAGCCGGCCACGCAAGAGATCGTCATTACACGTGTGTTCGAGGCGTCGCGCGAGCGCGTGTTCGAAGCGTTCACGGATCCTCAGCTCGTGGCGAAGTGGCTGGGGCCGAGACGCCTGACGACCGCGGTTGAAACGATGGACGTGAGACCCGGCGGCATGTGGCGATTCATCAATCGCGATTCCGCCGGCAATGAGTTCGGGTTCCATGGTGTGTACCACGATGTCGTCGCGCCCGAGCGGATCGTCCAAACCTTTGAGTACGAGGGGGAGCCAGGCCACGTGCTGCTTCAGACGGCGACGTTCGAGGATTTGGGGGGCACGACGAAATTGATTCAGCAGGCCGTCTTCCAATCGGTTGAGGATCGCGACGGGATGGTCAGATCGGGGATGCGCGAAGGCTCCAGCGAGTCCATGGATCGTTTGGCCGAGCTCCTGGCCAAGGCGTGAAGCCCGCCGGAGCGCCGGCGAACCCGGGCGCATAATCCCAGTAGTGGCCACCGCACTCTCGCTGACTCATCTCGGATCGCTGATGCGCGGCGTGCGCAGCGTGGACGAGGTCGGAGCGAATGAGCGCGCGGCCTCGCTGGCCAAGCGCTCGATCAAGAAATCCTCGAAGCTGTGGGCGCTGGACCTCGCGGTGCGCTGCATGGACCTCACGACGCTCGAGGGCTCGGACACGCCCGGCAAGGTTGCGGCGCTCTGCGCCAAGGCGATTCGGCCCAAGCCGGGCGACGCCTCGATCCCTTCCGTGGCCGCGATCTGTGTCTATCCCGCCCGCATCGCCGACGCCGTCGCCCACCTGCGCGGCAGCCAAGTGCGCGTCGCCTCGGTGGCGACCGCGTTCCCTTCGGGGCAGAGCTTCACCTCGATCAAGGTCGCCGAGACCAAGGAGGCGGTCGCCGCGGGTGCGCACGAGATCGATATGGTCATCGACCGTGGGGCGTTTCTGTCGGGCGACTACCAGCGTGTCTATGACGAGATCGTCGCCGTCAAGGAGGCTTGCGGGTCGGCGCACCTCAAGGTGATCCTGGAGACCGGCGAGCTGGGCACGTACGACGGCGTGCGCCGCGCCAGCATCCTGGCCATGGCCGCCGGCGCCGACTTCATCAAGACCTCCACCGGCAAGGTTCAGCCCGCGGCGACCCTCCCGGTCAGCCTGGTGATGATGGAGGCGATCCGCGATTTCGTCCGCGAGACCGGCCGGGCTGTCGGCTTCAAGGCGGCGGGCGGCATTCGCACCTCTAAGCAGGCGATCGCCTACCTCGTCCTGCTCTATGAGACACTCGGAGCGGACTGGATGACCCCGGAGCGCTTCCGGCTCGGCGCCTCCACGCTGCTCAACGACGTGCTCATGCAGATCGACAAAGAACGCACCGGCGCCTACCAGTCAGGCGACTACTTCACCATCGATTAGGTGTCACAGATGGCAATCACCAAGAAGCCAAGCGCAGAGCTCGCCAAGCAGGCGTTCGAATACGCCCCGGCGCCCGAGTCGATCGACCACGTACGCATCCAGCCGCGCCAGGGGCTGTTCATCGGCGGCCGCATGGTCGAGCCGCACAGCAAGAAGCGCTTCCCCACGATCAACCCCGCCACCGAAACCAAGCTGGCCGAAGTCGCGGTGGCGGACGAAGTGGACGTCGACCGTGCCGTCAAGGCAGCCGGTCGCGCCTTCGATTCGTGGGCACGCCTCGGCCCCTCGCAACGCGCTCGGTACCTGTTCCGCATCTCCCGCTTGATCCAGGAACGCGCGCGTGAGCTGGCGGTGGTCGAGACCATGGACGGCGGCAAGCCGATCAAGGAATCACGCGACGTCGACATCCCCCTCAGCGCGGCCCACTTCTTCTATTACGCCGGCTGGGCGGACAAGCTCGAGTGGGCCTTCCCCAACCGCAAGGCGCGACCTCTCGGAGTCGCCGGCCAGGTCATCCCGTGGAACTTCCCGCTGCTCATGCTTGCCTGGAAGATCGCCCCGGCGCTGGCCGCGGGCAACACCGTGGTGCTCAAGCCGGCGGAGACGACGCCGCTCTCGGCGCTGCTCTTCGCCGAGATCTGCCAGCAGGCCGAGCTTCCCGACGGCGTCGTCAACATCGTCACCGGCGCCGGCCAGACGGGCTCGCTGGTGGTCTCGCATCCCGGCGTCAAGAAGGTCGCGTTCACCGGCTCGACGGAGGTGGGCAAGAGCATCCAGCGGGCGCTCGCCGGGAGCGGCAAGAAGCTCACCCTCGAGCTCGGCGGCAAGGCAGCCAACATCGTGTTCGAAGACGCTCCGCTGGACCAGGCGGTCGAGGGGATCGTCAACGGCATCTATTTCAATCAGGGCCACGTTTGCTGCGCCGGCAGCCGCCTTTTGGTGCAGGAGTCGATCGCCCAACCGCTGCTGGAAAAGCTGAAGCGACGGCTGTCGACCCTGCGCTTGGGTGATCCGCTCGACAAGAACACCGACATCGGCGCCATCAACTCGCGCGCGCAGCTGGAGAAGATCCAGGGCCTGGTGGAATCGGGCCTCGAGGAGGGCGCCGAGCTCTACCAGCCGGAGTGCCGACTGCCCGAGCGCGGCTTCTGGTTCCCGCCCACGCTCTTCACCAACGTCTCGCAGTCGTACCGCATCGCACGCGAAGAGATCTTCGGCCCGGTGCTCTCGGTGCTCACGTTTCGCACCCCGGCGGAAGCGGTCGAGAAAGCCAACAACACGCCCTACGGCCTGTCGGCCGGAATCTGGACGGACAAGGGGTCGCGCATCCTGTGGATGGCACAACACATGCGAGCGGGAGTCGTGTGGGCGAACACCTTCAACCGATTCGATCCCACCTCTCCATTCGGCGGCTATAAGGAATCGGGGTACGGCCGGGAGGGCGGCGTGCACGGCCTGCTGCCCTACCTCGAGTTGAATTGATGCCTGGCAAGGACGGCCGCGAACGCATCGAGGTGCGCAAGACGTACAAGCTGTACGTCGGGGGCGAGTTCGTCCGCTCCGAGTCCGGCCGCGCTTACCGACCGGACGGAAACGTCAATGTGCCTCGAGGCTCGCGCAAGGACCTCCGCGATGCGGTCCGCGCCGCGCGCGGCGCGTTCGCCGGCTGGGCAGGGCGCACGGCGATGAACCGCGGTCAGATCCTGTATCGAGCGGCCGAGATGCTCGACGGCCGCGGCGCGCAGTTCGTCGAGCTGCTCGGTGGTGGCGCTCCCGCCCGTCGCGAGCTGGACCAGGCGATCGAGACGCTGGTCTGGTACGCCGGCTGGACCGACAAGCTGTCCCAATTCACGGGCACCGTGAACCCGGTCGCCGGCCCGTACTTCAACTTCACCATCCCCGAGCCGACCGGCGTCGTCGCCATCGTGGCGCCGGAAGAGCCGGCGTTGGCGGGATTCGTGCGGCGCCTGGCGCCGGCCCTCTGCGGCGGCAACGTGGTCGTGGCGCTCGCGC
Proteins encoded in this region:
- a CDS encoding twin-arginine translocation signal domain-containing protein, whose protein sequence is MSTYRMSLDPESVTAGRAPSRARSSPTPRALLTNHVAPPPRDVKAGDQRGFEGQSCDGICRRLGYGNCPIDTHNESVLIERGGCQMASGFLGRRKLLGAGAAGRLGDLLTPQSVLADDEEVGGRRGVRVTLAVAPYRFNQAKVRSRCTPAVPRPVRLEARTRGSMQVGIRRGAMKDVVLSRRQVLKGAGAIGVLGALGMPAAVFADDTKVRWDIVNVNFATLTLLAGGMASALANDNSKIALSGSGRFGSGEDDGVTGGGTWKTFNPGGTLTGSGTYRVRRLVSWERAPGTPPLPHDSIGNRADESAGLAVLRIRYSDGSRGVLTVSCSLVGTPSGVLEGVTATKGFVDYWNRQAPVAGVQGNRTNFHVMSD
- a CDS encoding SGNH/GDSL hydrolase family protein — encoded protein: MHVRLSALVAALAAVLVTTTSAAAAPGQYQAPRKYYLALGDSLAFGFELAKFDAELPNVTAASFDTGYVDDFAAAIHSVRPDVRVVNFGCPGETTSSYFTGCAWHAVKGLPLHDTYATAQEAAALAFLNAHPGEVSPITIDLGANDVLGLAAGCNFVPSCLAQGAPAVLQSISTNLSTTLAELRAAAPRGEIIVMEYYNPLYVVAPSTDALLGQLNGVIAAAAAPYGARLADAFPVINHNPAFPSEGASVCGLTGMCFPAPGGDIHPNDAGYALIAQRFWAASGYALLDG
- a CDS encoding ArsR family transcriptional regulator; amino-acid sequence: MAPDPLSVTFAALADPTRRAILARLASGETSVTELAKPFDLSLPGVSKHLKVLQRAGLVTQGRRAQWRPCRLEAPRLREVSEWVEGYRRFWDESFDRLDDYLLDLKKEEKE
- a CDS encoding ATPase, which translates into the protein MATTEYLIEPATQEIVITRVFEASRERVFEAFTDPQLVAKWLGPRRLTTAVETMDVRPGGMWRFINRDSAGNEFGFHGVYHDVVAPERIVQTFEYEGEPGHVLLQTATFEDLGGTTKLIQQAVFQSVEDRDGMVRSGMREGSSESMDRLAELLAKA
- the deoC gene encoding deoxyribose-phosphate aldolase, with protein sequence MRGVRSVDEVGANERAASLAKRSIKKSSKLWALDLAVRCMDLTTLEGSDTPGKVAALCAKAIRPKPGDASIPSVAAICVYPARIADAVAHLRGSQVRVASVATAFPSGQSFTSIKVAETKEAVAAGAHEIDMVIDRGAFLSGDYQRVYDEIVAVKEACGSAHLKVILETGELGTYDGVRRASILAMAAGADFIKTSTGKVQPAATLPVSLVMMEAIRDFVRETGRAVGFKAAGGIRTSKQAIAYLVLLYETLGADWMTPERFRLGASTLLNDVLMQIDKERTGAYQSGDYFTID
- a CDS encoding aldehyde dehydrogenase family protein; translated protein: MAITKKPSAELAKQAFEYAPAPESIDHVRIQPRQGLFIGGRMVEPHSKKRFPTINPATETKLAEVAVADEVDVDRAVKAAGRAFDSWARLGPSQRARYLFRISRLIQERARELAVVETMDGGKPIKESRDVDIPLSAAHFFYYAGWADKLEWAFPNRKARPLGVAGQVIPWNFPLLMLAWKIAPALAAGNTVVLKPAETTPLSALLFAEICQQAELPDGVVNIVTGAGQTGSLVVSHPGVKKVAFTGSTEVGKSIQRALAGSGKKLTLELGGKAANIVFEDAPLDQAVEGIVNGIYFNQGHVCCAGSRLLVQESIAQPLLEKLKRRLSTLRLGDPLDKNTDIGAINSRAQLEKIQGLVESGLEEGAELYQPECRLPERGFWFPPTLFTNVSQSYRIAREEIFGPVLSVLTFRTPAEAVEKANNTPYGLSAGIWTDKGSRILWMAQHMRAGVVWANTFNRFDPTSPFGGYKESGYGREGGVHGLLPYLELN
- a CDS encoding aldehyde dehydrogenase family protein, which codes for MPGKDGRERIEVRKTYKLYVGGEFVRSESGRAYRPDGNVNVPRGSRKDLRDAVRAARGAFAGWAGRTAMNRGQILYRAAEMLDGRGAQFVELLGGGAPARRELDQAIETLVWYAGWTDKLSQFTGTVNPVAGPYFNFTIPEPTGVVAIVAPEEPALAGFVRRLAPALCGGNVVVALAPETRPLPALTLAEVLATSDFPAGVVNVLSGQRTELLPWLAGHMDVNAIDAAGCTADEMTAIESAAAGNVKRVVKTPPDEMSPYLITAFMEMKTVWHPIGV